The proteins below come from a single Deltaproteobacteria bacterium genomic window:
- a CDS encoding alpha/beta hydrolase, translating to MVFIHGLSSSLFTWRFNLRPLSRFFRVIALDLPGFGFSPKPQSELLNRAGYVNFVRHFLEQKGITSAILVGHSFGGTICLELCRQFEGLVEALVLVSATDKGGNYISGKKIKNLLIYLYHDKSLLTPDLYKIFKFTSQRYLPNTLLRLIQSDRVSSENRLKVPCQIVWGQYDALLPPENAREVAAQFNTAELSILADCGHAPHEEKYEVFNDVVIRFLDQHSLAHKSV from the coding sequence GTGGTGTTTATCCATGGGCTGTCTTCTTCCCTTTTCACCTGGAGGTTCAACCTCAGACCCCTTTCTCGCTTTTTCCGAGTTATCGCCTTGGATTTACCCGGGTTTGGTTTCTCTCCTAAGCCCCAGAGCGAACTGCTAAACCGAGCCGGTTATGTGAATTTTGTCCGTCACTTTTTGGAACAAAAAGGAATTACCTCGGCCATTTTGGTGGGGCATTCCTTTGGAGGAACAATCTGTCTTGAATTGTGCCGGCAATTCGAAGGACTGGTAGAAGCCCTTGTCTTAGTTTCCGCTACCGATAAAGGAGGTAATTACATATCGGGAAAGAAAATCAAGAATCTTCTGATATATTTATATCACGATAAATCTTTGCTCACCCCGGATTTATATAAAATATTTAAATTCACGTCCCAAAGGTATCTTCCTAACACACTTCTCCGTCTCATTCAGAGCGACAGAGTAAGTTCGGAGAACCGGCTAAAAGTTCCTTGTCAAATAGTTTGGGGTCAATATGACGCCCTCCTGCCGCCGGAAAATGCCCGGGAAGTTGCCGCCCAGTTCAATACTGCAGAGCTTTCCATTCTCGCCGATTGCGGACATGCCCCCCATGAAGAAAAGTACGAGGTCTTTAATGATGTGGTCATCCGTTTCCTTGATCAGCATTCATTAGCCCACAAATCTGTCTAG